Proteins from a single region of Halobaculum sp. CBA1158:
- a CDS encoding dolichyl-phosphate hexose transferase, producing the protein MSERAYGLDDVSVVMGAYNEAEAIGPVLEDIDAATDGNAEVVVVDSSEDGTADIARERGARVVKQPPEGYGAAVRRALYEASNPVRITTDCDGTYPMERIPDFLELVNEGYDVVSGDRLYHGAETMPAMNRLGNRLFAATASLLGGVHLHDVTTGMRAYHEDVIESIRWTENTGLSAELLIRPAMRGRRIRQEPIEYDERLGETKLDPFSGGAEIGKSILKCCLEERFRALR; encoded by the coding sequence ATGAGCGAACGCGCGTACGGGCTCGACGACGTGAGCGTCGTCATGGGCGCGTACAACGAAGCGGAGGCGATCGGACCTGTGCTCGAGGACATCGACGCCGCGACCGACGGGAACGCCGAGGTCGTCGTCGTCGACAGTTCAGAGGACGGAACGGCCGACATCGCACGCGAGCGCGGGGCTCGCGTCGTGAAACAGCCGCCCGAGGGGTACGGCGCGGCTGTGCGCCGGGCGCTGTACGAGGCGTCGAACCCCGTGCGCATCACGACCGACTGCGACGGCACCTACCCGATGGAGCGCATCCCCGATTTCCTGGAACTGGTGAACGAGGGGTACGACGTGGTCAGCGGCGACCGACTCTATCACGGTGCCGAGACGATGCCGGCGATGAACCGCCTCGGCAACCGCCTGTTCGCCGCGACGGCGAGCCTCCTGGGCGGCGTGCACCTGCACGACGTGACGACCGGGATGCGCGCGTACCACGAGGACGTGATCGAGTCGATCCGGTGGACCGAGAACACCGGCCTCTCGGCCGAACTGCTCATCCGTCCGGCGATGCGCGGCCGCCGGATCCGTCAGGAGCCAATCGAGTACGACGAGCGCCTGGGCGAGACGAAACTCGACCCCTTCTCCGGCGGTGCCGAGATCGGCAAGTCGATCCTGAAGTGCTGTCTCGAGGAGCGGTTCCGGGCGCTCCGGTAG
- a CDS encoding CGCGG family rSAM-modified RiPP protein, whose translation MASTPDADTDDSRPNDETGTTAAGDEELRDTSWSAKLEGPRHADDRDLVVAEALAAVEHTADGVRVNLVTHGEHGHPETYLYPELDDRFGDAVDWEFVDRCGCGGYVTRVDA comes from the coding sequence ATGGCGAGCACACCCGACGCCGACACCGATGACTCGAGGCCGAACGACGAGACCGGGACGACCGCCGCCGGCGACGAGGAACTCCGCGACACCTCGTGGTCGGCGAAACTGGAGGGACCGCGACACGCCGACGACCGCGACCTCGTGGTCGCCGAGGCGCTCGCAGCCGTCGAACACACCGCCGACGGCGTCCGCGTGAACCTCGTCACCCACGGGGAACACGGCCACCCCGAGACGTACCTCTACCCCGAACTCGACGACCGCTTCGGCGACGCCGTCGACTGGGAGTTCGTCGACCGCTGCGGCTGCGGCGGCTACGTCACCCGAGTCGACGCCTGA
- the nirK gene encoding copper-containing nitrite reductase, whose product MPTTTRRTTLKALGTGAGGAALAGCSANPPTDAETETARVTNETTANKPTTQRVAADPTDVPDPIDRDTSETVEVDLTAREVRAEIEDGVVFDYMTFDGQVPGPMVRVRRGDTVRVTLTNAEENAMPHNVDFHACYGPGGGAEDTTVAPGESATIQFRAEYPGAFIYHCAVPNMDYHIASGMFGMILVEPEGGLPEVDREFYVGQHEIYTDKPAGEQGRHSFDMEAMQAEEPTYVVLNGQKYGLTPDRFGAMAAETGETARVYMVVGGPNVNSNFHPIGNVWTDAYRDGALASDPERFVQTMNVPPGSCMVGTMDFPVPEDIKLVDHALSRVARKGMLGVVSVDGEANPDVFDPDPGGDGGGN is encoded by the coding sequence ATGCCCACGACGACCCGACGCACGACGCTGAAGGCGCTGGGGACCGGTGCCGGCGGGGCCGCGCTGGCCGGCTGTTCGGCGAATCCCCCCACCGACGCCGAGACCGAGACCGCACGCGTGACGAACGAGACGACCGCGAACAAGCCGACCACCCAGCGAGTCGCCGCCGACCCGACCGACGTGCCCGACCCGATCGACCGGGACACATCGGAGACGGTCGAGGTCGATCTGACGGCGCGTGAGGTGCGCGCGGAGATCGAAGACGGCGTCGTGTTCGACTACATGACGTTCGACGGGCAGGTCCCGGGACCGATGGTCCGCGTCCGTCGCGGCGACACCGTCCGCGTGACGCTGACGAACGCCGAGGAGAACGCGATGCCGCACAACGTCGACTTCCACGCGTGCTACGGCCCCGGCGGCGGCGCGGAGGACACCACCGTCGCACCCGGCGAGTCGGCCACGATCCAGTTCCGCGCGGAGTACCCCGGCGCGTTCATCTACCACTGCGCTGTCCCGAACATGGACTACCACATCGCCTCGGGCATGTTCGGGATGATCCTCGTCGAGCCCGAGGGCGGACTCCCCGAGGTCGACCGGGAGTTCTACGTCGGGCAACACGAGATCTACACCGACAAGCCCGCCGGCGAACAGGGCCGCCACAGCTTCGACATGGAGGCGATGCAGGCCGAGGAGCCCACCTACGTCGTCCTCAACGGCCAGAAGTACGGGCTGACGCCCGACCGCTTCGGCGCGATGGCGGCCGAGACGGGCGAGACCGCACGGGTGTACATGGTCGTCGGCGGCCCCAACGTCAACAGCAACTTCCACCCGATCGGCAACGTCTGGACCGACGCCTACCGCGACGGCGCGCTCGCGAGCGACCCAGAGCGCTTCGTCCAGACGATGAACGTCCCGCCGGGAAGCTGCATGGTCGGAACGATGGACTTCCCCGTGCCCGAGGACATCAAGCTGGTCGACCACGCGCTCTCGCGGGTCGCGCGCAAGGGCATGCTCGGCGTCGTCTCGGTCGACGGTGAGGCGAACCCCGACGTGTTCGACCCCGACCCCGGCGGCGACGGCGGCGGGAACTGA
- a CDS encoding cbb3-type cytochrome c oxidase subunit I, whose amino-acid sequence MRVTRRTLAKALVVAFVVNLVVMGAGAALAYEEAPPIPERIVGPDGETLATGDDVQAGKAAFQRDGLMNHGSILGNGAYFGPDYTADALDRKTEAMREYYAEERYGDAYDDLPEEERAAVDARVKSDLEDGSPGDGVIEYSAAEAYAHEQVRQEYVERYHEGSDARGVPVDMIDSEEDARRFADFAMWTAWFSHTDRPGADHSFTNDWPPAPAAGNTPGAPAMTWSVIAMVLLVAGAGLGVWLYTSIDLPEPSSEGVEVPHPDDIDLLPSQSAALWFVPVAALLFLAQTLLGGLLAHYYVERHAFFGLETIPALGVDVLQLLPFAMAKTWHIDMGILWIATLWLGAGLFLPPLLTGYEPDNQARYVKGLLVALVVVAVGGLSGIWLGAHGYFDAGGDLWWILGNEGLEYLEVGKLWQAGLLVGFVAWAALAARGLKPLLDRETPYGLAHMILYAGGSIALLFTAGFMFTPETNIAVTEFWRWWVVHMWVEGAFEFFIVAVVAMTLVSMNLLRRRSAEKAVLLEALLVMGTGVIGVSHHYWWIGMPDVWVPIGSVFSTLELIPLVFILFEAINEYRALANSGEAFPYTLPFMFIVASGVWNFVGAGVLGFFINLPLINYYEHGTYLTVGHAHAAMFGAFGFLAIGMATYVLRFTVSNWTGRRLRWAFWLWNVGLALMVFVSVLPVGFIQLEVSFTQGYDAARSLAFYNRPLIQSLFWARLPGDTLIILGTALFAYDVAAKLRSRRVVDDPDAVPTTDGIRAFLDDD is encoded by the coding sequence ATGCGAGTGACGAGACGCACGCTGGCCAAGGCGCTCGTCGTGGCGTTCGTCGTGAACCTCGTCGTGATGGGTGCCGGCGCGGCGCTCGCGTACGAGGAGGCCCCGCCGATCCCGGAGCGGATCGTCGGGCCCGACGGCGAGACGCTCGCGACGGGCGACGACGTGCAGGCCGGCAAGGCGGCGTTCCAGCGGGACGGGCTCATGAACCACGGTTCGATCCTCGGCAACGGGGCGTACTTCGGCCCCGATTACACCGCCGACGCGCTCGACCGCAAGACCGAGGCGATGCGGGAGTACTACGCCGAGGAGCGCTACGGCGACGCGTACGACGACCTCCCCGAGGAGGAGCGCGCCGCCGTCGACGCGCGCGTGAAGTCGGACCTCGAGGACGGCTCGCCCGGGGACGGGGTCATCGAGTACTCGGCCGCCGAGGCCTACGCCCACGAGCAGGTCCGACAGGAGTACGTCGAGCGCTACCACGAGGGCTCCGACGCCCGCGGCGTCCCGGTCGACATGATCGACTCGGAGGAGGACGCCCGGCGCTTCGCCGACTTCGCGATGTGGACCGCGTGGTTCTCCCACACCGATCGGCCGGGAGCCGACCACAGCTTCACCAACGACTGGCCGCCCGCGCCCGCCGCGGGCAACACCCCGGGTGCCCCGGCGATGACCTGGAGCGTGATCGCGATGGTGCTGCTCGTCGCCGGCGCGGGGCTGGGCGTGTGGCTGTACACGTCGATCGACCTCCCCGAGCCCTCCTCGGAGGGGGTCGAAGTGCCGCATCCGGACGACATCGACCTGCTGCCGAGCCAGTCGGCCGCGCTGTGGTTCGTCCCCGTCGCGGCGCTGTTGTTCCTCGCGCAGACGCTGCTCGGGGGGCTGCTCGCGCACTACTACGTCGAGCGACACGCGTTCTTCGGGCTGGAGACGATTCCTGCGCTCGGGGTCGACGTGCTCCAACTCCTGCCGTTCGCCATGGCGAAGACGTGGCACATCGACATGGGGATCCTCTGGATCGCCACCCTGTGGCTCGGGGCGGGGCTGTTCCTCCCGCCGCTTTTGACGGGGTACGAACCGGACAACCAAGCCCGGTACGTGAAGGGACTGCTCGTCGCGCTCGTCGTCGTCGCCGTCGGCGGGCTCTCGGGCATCTGGCTCGGTGCCCACGGCTACTTCGACGCCGGCGGCGACCTCTGGTGGATCCTCGGCAACGAGGGGCTCGAGTACCTCGAAGTCGGGAAGCTCTGGCAGGCGGGCCTGCTCGTCGGCTTCGTCGCGTGGGCCGCCCTCGCGGCGCGCGGACTCAAGCCCCTGCTCGACCGCGAGACGCCGTACGGCCTCGCGCACATGATCCTCTACGCCGGCGGCTCCATCGCGCTGCTGTTCACCGCGGGGTTCATGTTCACCCCGGAGACGAACATCGCGGTGACGGAGTTCTGGCGCTGGTGGGTCGTCCACATGTGGGTCGAGGGGGCCTTCGAGTTCTTCATCGTCGCCGTCGTCGCGATGACGCTGGTGTCGATGAACCTCCTGCGGCGGCGCTCGGCCGAGAAGGCGGTGCTGCTCGAGGCGCTGCTCGTGATGGGGACCGGCGTCATCGGCGTCAGCCACCACTACTGGTGGATCGGCATGCCCGACGTCTGGGTGCCCATCGGCAGCGTCTTCTCGACGCTTGAGCTGATCCCGCTCGTCTTCATCCTCTTCGAGGCGATCAACGAGTACCGCGCGCTCGCGAACAGCGGCGAGGCGTTCCCGTACACGCTGCCGTTCATGTTCATCGTCGCCTCCGGCGTCTGGAACTTCGTCGGTGCGGGCGTGCTCGGGTTCTTCATCAACCTCCCGCTGATCAACTACTACGAGCACGGCACCTACCTCACGGTCGGCCACGCCCACGCCGCCATGTTCGGGGCCTTCGGCTTCCTCGCCATCGGCATGGCGACCTACGTCCTCCGATTCACCGTCTCGAACTGGACGGGGCGTCGCCTCCGGTGGGCGTTCTGGCTGTGGAACGTCGGCCTCGCACTAATGGTGTTCGTCAGCGTCCTCCCGGTCGGGTTCATCCAACTGGAGGTGTCGTTCACGCAGGGGTACGACGCCGCCCGTTCGCTGGCGTTCTACAACCGGCCGCTGATCCAGTCGCTGTTCTGGGCGCGGCTCCCGGGTGACACGCTCATCATCCTCGGGACGGCGCTGTTCGCCTACGACGTGGCCGCGAAGCTCCGCTCGCGCCGGGTCGTCGACGACCCCGACGCGGTGCCCACGACCGACGGGATCCGGGCGTTCCTGGACGACGACTGA
- a CDS encoding P-loop NTPase codes for MGARRDSEADGDGVLVDRVAEALADATLPEVAVDDPFTAGLVTDVRADAGAVTLVVSPAVAGDRADGAVDPETADAVVDRLRGAAFEVASVESVDVERDGDGTTVEEEPGHGDEHVRPDPAAERTLDGVDHVVAVASAKGGVGKTTVSVALARGLAAAGLDVGLFDADVYGPNVPELLDVEGPVRATDDGAAAPVERAGVEMMSVGLLADGGPVAWRGSMAHEALSELLFDTVWGHTLATDECEATPTADGDRAGDTLDVLVLDVPPGTGDVPLTITQSVPVDAAVLVSTPAATALSDTARFRELLDENGVPTLGVVRNMDGFTCPTCGDTHDLFDAGVDAGDRLDCSVLASLPFDADLRSSLAVAAGDDAGDDAADTGDGAGESNPDADLPAAAREVARVVRDRLAIDADPAIRASAVDVRGMPERPRREHVRAEAADADPGATLSVVADAPPDPLLDAVAAGFGCSTAALDPRVRRHGDGRWSLTVERPVASADRDGDAAGEQEADADRDPQGVAGS; via the coding sequence ATGGGGGCCCGCAGGGACTCCGAGGCCGACGGCGACGGCGTCCTCGTCGACCGCGTGGCCGAGGCGCTCGCGGACGCCACCCTCCCGGAGGTGGCGGTCGACGACCCGTTCACCGCGGGCCTCGTCACGGACGTTCGCGCCGACGCCGGCGCGGTCACGCTCGTCGTCTCCCCGGCGGTCGCCGGCGACCGTGCCGACGGGGCCGTCGATCCGGAGACCGCGGACGCCGTCGTCGACCGCCTCCGGGGGGCGGCCTTCGAGGTCGCGAGCGTCGAGTCGGTGGACGTGGAACGCGACGGCGACGGCACAACCGTCGAGGAGGAACCGGGGCACGGCGACGAACACGTCCGTCCCGACCCGGCCGCCGAGCGGACTCTCGACGGCGTCGACCACGTCGTCGCGGTGGCCAGCGCCAAGGGCGGCGTCGGAAAGACCACGGTCTCCGTCGCGCTCGCGCGCGGCCTCGCGGCGGCCGGCCTCGACGTGGGGCTGTTCGACGCCGACGTGTACGGACCGAACGTCCCCGAACTGCTCGACGTGGAGGGCCCGGTTCGCGCGACCGACGACGGCGCTGCCGCGCCGGTCGAGCGCGCCGGCGTCGAGATGATGAGCGTCGGCCTGCTCGCCGACGGCGGTCCGGTCGCCTGGCGCGGGTCGATGGCCCACGAGGCGCTCTCGGAACTGCTGTTCGACACGGTGTGGGGCCACACCCTCGCGACAGACGAGTGTGAGGCCACCCCGACCGCCGACGGCGACCGCGCCGGCGACACCCTCGACGTGCTCGTGCTCGACGTGCCTCCCGGAACCGGGGACGTGCCCCTCACGATCACTCAGTCGGTCCCGGTCGACGCCGCCGTGCTGGTGTCGACGCCGGCGGCGACGGCGCTGTCGGACACCGCCCGGTTCCGGGAATTACTCGACGAGAACGGCGTCCCGACGTTGGGCGTCGTCCGCAACATGGACGGCTTCACGTGCCCGACCTGCGGCGACACCCACGACCTCTTCGACGCCGGGGTCGACGCGGGCGACCGCCTCGACTGCTCCGTCCTCGCGAGCCTCCCGTTCGACGCCGACCTCCGGTCGAGCCTGGCGGTCGCCGCCGGTGATGACGCGGGTGACGACGCCGCCGACACGGGCGACGGCGCGGGTGAGTCGAACCCTGACGCCGACCTCCCGGCGGCCGCCCGCGAGGTGGCACGGGTCGTCCGCGACCGCCTCGCAATCGACGCCGACCCGGCGATCCGGGCCTCGGCCGTCGACGTTCGCGGGATGCCCGAGCGCCCGCGCCGCGAGCACGTCAGGGCGGAGGCCGCAGACGCCGATCCGGGCGCGACGCTGTCGGTCGTCGCCGACGCGCCGCCGGATCCGCTACTGGACGCTGTCGCGGCCGGCTTCGGGTGCTCAACCGCCGCGCTCGACCCGCGGGTGCGTCGCCACGGCGACGGCCGGTGGTCGCTGACCGTCGAGCGCCCGGTCGCATCCGCCGACCGCGACGGCGACGCCGCCGGCGAGCAGGAGGCGGACGCCGATCGAGACCCGCAGGGGGTGGCCGGCTCGTGA
- a CDS encoding HEAT repeat domain-containing protein: MTDDDYANWSARGRAPADDERELRTALRAPAPSTRRDAALGLVDLAADADETGSGLADRTLSRLADRVRRDGDPEVRQFAVEALGVASADADAVEPALSDANEWVRAEAVVALARTGPSDARERLDAALADDSGFVRRNAVIALAKTGAADAETLRERLKEDPHAGVREYAAKFLATFTGETEETVTVLAAVLARDPEAFVRAGAATALGKLGTDRAEEALESQGLSDRSEDVVRAARRALATARGTDPEDVELPPTAPGGGPDRPEETPGGRPDGVGAPGGPPSKSAHSGPGPGPGPGGGLGSRDRNGSGPGGSPSDRDGPRR; this comes from the coding sequence ATGACCGACGACGACTACGCGAACTGGAGCGCGCGGGGCCGAGCCCCCGCCGACGACGAACGGGAGCTCCGGACGGCGCTTCGCGCCCCCGCGCCGTCGACGCGGCGCGACGCGGCGCTGGGGCTCGTCGACCTGGCCGCCGACGCCGACGAGACCGGGTCTGGCCTCGCCGACCGAACCCTGTCGCGGCTCGCCGACCGCGTCCGACGCGACGGCGACCCCGAGGTACGGCAGTTCGCCGTCGAGGCGCTCGGGGTCGCGAGCGCGGACGCCGACGCGGTCGAGCCGGCGCTGTCGGACGCGAACGAGTGGGTCCGTGCGGAGGCCGTGGTCGCGCTCGCGCGGACGGGGCCATCGGACGCACGCGAGCGCCTCGACGCCGCGCTCGCCGACGACTCGGGGTTCGTCCGGCGCAACGCCGTCATCGCGCTGGCGAAGACGGGCGCGGCCGACGCGGAGACGCTTCGAGAGCGTCTGAAGGAGGACCCGCACGCCGGCGTGCGCGAGTACGCCGCGAAGTTCCTGGCGACGTTCACCGGGGAGACCGAGGAGACCGTGACGGTGCTTGCGGCCGTGCTGGCGCGGGACCCGGAGGCGTTCGTCCGCGCCGGTGCCGCGACCGCGCTCGGCAAACTTGGCACCGACCGCGCCGAGGAGGCGCTGGAGTCGCAGGGCCTGTCCGATCGCTCCGAGGACGTGGTCCGCGCGGCCCGCCGCGCGCTCGCGACCGCCCGCGGAACGGACCCGGAGGACGTGGAGCTCCCGCCGACCGCCCCCGGCGGCGGTCCCGACCGTCCCGAGGAGACGCCCGGCGGCCGCCCCGACGGGGTCGGCGCGCCCGGCGGACCGCCGTCGAAGTCAGCCCACTCCGGGCCCGGACCCGGACCTGGGCCCGGGGGAGGGCTCGGGTCCCGCGACCGGAACGGATCGGGCCCGGGCGGATCGCCGTCCGACCGAGACGGACCCCGGAGGTGA
- a CDS encoding molybdopterin-dependent oxidoreductase, translating into MSAPGAADDGLAEPVADSSRNGSERPGVSVTVRAGDNSAAVDLDRLRGMERERIEREYLCASGERWIGVWRGVPVSRVLDAAAVDLDADATHLRVAAAGDYAVCVPVTTALDAHLAVERDGDSIPPDRGPRFLAPVDAGKTVKAVRNVTLLELDAGDDPQKYEELNY; encoded by the coding sequence GTGAGCGCTCCCGGTGCGGCCGACGACGGGCTCGCCGAGCCGGTCGCCGATAGCTCCCGGAACGGGTCTGAGCGGCCGGGCGTCTCGGTGACGGTCCGCGCCGGCGACAACTCCGCCGCGGTCGACCTCGACCGTCTCCGCGGGATGGAACGCGAGCGGATCGAACGCGAGTACCTGTGCGCCAGCGGCGAGCGCTGGATCGGGGTCTGGCGAGGCGTCCCCGTCTCTCGCGTGCTGGATGCGGCGGCCGTCGACCTCGACGCCGACGCCACGCACCTCCGGGTCGCCGCTGCCGGCGACTACGCCGTCTGCGTCCCGGTCACGACGGCGCTCGACGCTCACCTCGCCGTCGAGCGCGACGGCGACTCCATACCCCCCGACCGCGGACCGCGGTTCCTCGCGCCCGTCGACGCCGGGAAGACCGTAAAGGCCGTCAGGAACGTTACTCTCCTCGAACTGGACGCCGGCGACGACCCCCAGAAGTACGAGGAACTGAACTACTGA
- a CDS encoding inorganic phosphate transporter, with product MVELLLLVGVLVSVFVGYNIGGSTTGPAFGPAVGAGAVSKSTAAALMTTFFFVGAWTIGRRVVDTLGSDLVTSAGVFTLETSIGVLFFIGLALFVGNVFGVPASTSMTAVGAIAGLAVANGALDWEVMGGIVIWWVVAPVLGFWVSLIIGRYFYTRLDRLLAMDESDGTVFELDREGTIPTVSVHDDASSREAIGVVSVVLIGCLMAFSSGTSNIANAIAPLVGAGALEMNPAIAVGGLAVGIGSFTIARRTLETMGSDITDLPLTAAIVVASVSAALVVFLSFIGIPASFVVIATMSIVGLGWGRATRPISVSAAVRGETDETPPVSVHALAADGDGEPVPPIGEEDPADIPTPGELFDPATTARVVIMQNVVPLISTIGAYLTFRFAPFF from the coding sequence ATGGTAGAGCTACTTTTGCTGGTCGGCGTGCTCGTCTCCGTGTTCGTCGGCTACAACATCGGCGGGTCGACGACCGGCCCGGCGTTCGGTCCCGCGGTGGGCGCGGGTGCGGTCTCGAAGTCGACGGCCGCGGCGCTGATGACGACGTTCTTCTTCGTGGGCGCGTGGACGATCGGCAGACGCGTCGTCGACACCCTCGGTTCCGATCTGGTCACGAGCGCCGGGGTGTTCACCCTGGAGACGAGCATCGGCGTGTTGTTCTTCATCGGGCTGGCGCTGTTCGTCGGCAACGTCTTCGGCGTCCCGGCGTCCACGTCGATGACGGCCGTGGGCGCGATCGCCGGGCTCGCCGTCGCGAACGGTGCCCTCGACTGGGAGGTCATGGGAGGGATCGTCATCTGGTGGGTCGTCGCGCCGGTCCTCGGCTTCTGGGTATCGCTCATCATCGGCCGGTACTTCTACACCCGGCTCGACCGACTGCTCGCGATGGACGAGTCCGACGGCACGGTGTTCGAACTCGACCGCGAGGGGACGATCCCGACCGTCTCCGTCCACGACGACGCCAGCAGTCGGGAGGCGATCGGCGTGGTCTCGGTCGTGCTGATCGGCTGTCTGATGGCGTTCAGTTCCGGCACCTCGAACATCGCCAACGCCATCGCGCCGCTGGTGGGGGCGGGAGCCCTCGAGATGAACCCCGCCATCGCCGTCGGCGGACTCGCCGTCGGGATCGGCTCGTTCACCATCGCCCGGCGCACGCTGGAGACGATGGGCAGCGATATCACCGACCTCCCGTTGACCGCCGCCATCGTGGTCGCGTCGGTGAGCGCGGCGCTGGTCGTGTTCCTCTCGTTCATCGGGATCCCCGCGAGCTTCGTCGTCATCGCCACGATGTCGATCGTCGGGCTCGGCTGGGGGCGCGCGACCCGACCGATCTCGGTTTCGGCGGCCGTTCGCGGCGAGACCGACGAGACCCCCCCGGTGTCGGTCCACGCGCTGGCCGCCGACGGCGACGGCGAGCCCGTCCCGCCTATCGGCGAGGAGGACCCCGCAGACATCCCCACGCCCGGGGAGCTGTTCGACCCCGCCACGACCGCGCGCGTCGTGATCATGCAGAACGTCGTCCCGCTCATCTCGACGATCGGCGCGTACCTCACCTTCCGGTTCGCACCGTTCTTCTGA
- a CDS encoding DUF2249 domain-containing protein, which translates to MDPTAVEGTDALDPDLRESLDAPADAPAEGIDVRDAPAPKPLTRTLETLESLPAETVLLQRNDRVPVHLFDRLDERGYRYETLERDGEALTAIRRE; encoded by the coding sequence GTGGACCCGACCGCCGTCGAGGGCACGGACGCCCTCGACCCCGACCTTCGAGAATCGCTCGACGCGCCCGCGGACGCCCCGGCGGAGGGGATCGACGTGCGCGACGCGCCCGCCCCGAAGCCGCTCACCCGGACGCTCGAGACGCTGGAGTCGCTGCCGGCCGAAACCGTCCTCCTCCAGCGGAACGACCGCGTTCCGGTCCACCTGTTCGACCGCCTGGACGAACGCGGGTACCGGTACGAGACGCTCGAGCGCGACGGCGAGGCGCTGACGGCGATCCGACGCGAGTAG
- a CDS encoding helix-turn-helix domain-containing protein, whose amino-acid sequence MARARLQVDLPDDVWVGHVTRAHPEATLSVLSVLPTDAGGVALVSLQADDAPAVVRDIESAETVDEVELQRAAEDVREAVLRVETSDPRLLVPLRDSRLPVEHPVVVTDGTATLTVAGSRDRLSALASALETMGFGYTVEYVHDAIDAEDLLTEGQRELLAAAIRTGYYDTPRETTLTELADRQGIAKSTASERLHRAEGTVIKRFAEDGLDLDTDRSPLATPTDTPDP is encoded by the coding sequence ATGGCCCGCGCGCGACTCCAGGTCGACCTGCCGGACGACGTGTGGGTCGGTCACGTCACGCGGGCGCATCCCGAGGCGACGCTGTCGGTGCTGTCGGTGCTGCCGACCGACGCCGGCGGGGTCGCGCTCGTGAGCCTCCAGGCCGACGACGCCCCGGCGGTCGTCCGCGACATCGAGTCGGCCGAGACCGTCGACGAGGTCGAACTCCAGCGGGCCGCCGAGGACGTCCGCGAGGCGGTGTTGCGCGTCGAGACGAGCGACCCGCGACTGCTCGTTCCCCTTCGGGATTCGCGACTCCCCGTCGAGCACCCAGTCGTCGTGACCGACGGGACGGCCACGCTCACGGTCGCCGGGTCACGCGACCGGCTCTCGGCGCTGGCGAGCGCGCTGGAGACGATGGGCTTCGGCTACACCGTCGAGTACGTCCACGACGCCATCGACGCCGAGGACCTCCTCACGGAGGGCCAGCGTGAGTTGCTCGCGGCGGCCATCCGAACCGGGTACTACGACACCCCCCGCGAGACGACGCTGACCGAGTTGGCCGACCGGCAAGGAATCGCCAAATCGACCGCCAGCGAGCGGCTTCACCGCGCCGAAGGGACGGTGATCAAGCGGTTCGCCGAGGACGGTCTCGACCTCGATACCGACCGCTCCCCGCTCGCGACGCCGACCGACACCCCCGACCCATGA